The following nucleotide sequence is from Nitrospira sp..
GGAGCAGGACGGCAGTGATGGTGCGATGGTTCATCATGATTCGCTCGCGCGACGCACACCCGGGCCCAAGCGATTGCGGTCATGCTACCACCCGCCTGAGACCTGTTCAAGCCGCACGGTGAGTTTTCCTCCCGCACTCGGCTTGCCGATGGCTCAATCTCCCACTTATAATCCCGCCCATGCTTTCGTCGCACCAACCGCGCGCCTCGTTCCACACTCTTGGTTGCCGGCTCAGCCAATCGGAAACCTCGATGTTGGCGGACAGCCTACAACGCCAAGGGTACCGGCTCGTAGAATACGGCGAGGAGACCGATCTCCTTGTGCTCAATACCTGCTCCGTCACGGAAAACGCCGAAAAGGATTGTCGGTACGCGGTGCGCAAGACATTGCGTCATTCACCGCACGCCTTCGTCGCCGTCACCGGCTGCTATGCACAAACGGGCGCCTCCCGGCTCCAGAGCGTCTCGGGTATCGACTTGATCGTCGGCACGCAGTTCAAGATGAACCTGCCGGACTATCTGCCGGCACCGACCGAATTGCGGAAACAGCCGGCTGCGGAACTTCGGCATAGCCGCACGATCGACCGCGAAGACTTCGTCCTGCCGGGAACGGCCTACTCCGATTCCACGCGCGCCCTGCTGAAGGTCCAAGACGGGTGCGACTTCATGTGCAGCTTCTGCCTCATTCCCTTCGCGCGGGGGCGTGAACGCAGCCGGGTCCTGGAAGACGTGTTGCGTGAAGCACGGGAACTGGCCGCCCACGGCTATCGGGAGTTGGTGCTTACCGGCGTCAATATCGGCCGCTACCACCACCAGGGCGCGACGCTGGTGGACCTGTTGCGCGCGCTCGACCGCGTGCCAGGCGTCGAACGGATCAGAATTTCTTCCATCGAACCCACGACCGTTCCCCTCGACTTGCTGGAGTACATGGCGGGATCACCAAAGGTCTGTCGGTATCTGCACCTTCCGCTCCAAAGTGGAGACGATACGATTTTGCAGGCGATGAACCGCCGCTATAACGTCGAAGAATACAGGCGCTTAGTCGACCATGCTCGTGCGCTCATGCCGGATCTCGGGCTCGGAACGGACCTGATGGTGGGGTTTCCCGGTGAGGACGAAGATTCCTTCGCCAGAACGGTGCAAGTCGTGGCGAGCCTTCCCTTTTCTTACTTTCATGTGTTCAGCTATTCCGCGCGGCCCGGCACAGCGGCGGCCCGCCTCGACTGCCCGACTCCTCCCGGCCTGATACGACGGCGCAGCAGAGCTCTGGCGGAACTCTCGCGCGCGAAGACCGTAGAGTTCTACCAACGTTATCTTGGCCAAACCTTGCCGATCCTGTTCGAACAAGGAGAGCGGGCCGGTTTTCGAACCGGCACCAGCGGCCACTTCATGAAAGTGGCCGTTCCAGCACGACTCGTCGAAGCAGGCTCCATCCATGATGTGACGATCACCGGCGTCACGGATGGCCTGGCCTACGGGCGCCTCGCCGATCCCGGTTTTTCGACTTCTTTACGGACACTCCTATGAAAGCCCATAAAGTCCACATCGAAACCTTCGGCTGCCAAATGAACGAGTATGACTCGGAACTCGTGCGATCCCTGCTGCGCAAGGCGGGATTCGAGTTCACCGAAGACCGAGAACGAGCCGACGTCATGCTGATGAACACCTGCGCCATCCGCGAGAATGCCCACAATAAGGTGTTCGGCCATCTCTCGGAGCTCAAGACCGTCAAGGAACAACGCCCTCTGGTGGTCGGCGTGCTCGGATGCATGGCGCAGAACCTCAAGGAAGAGTTGACGGAGCGGCAACCGCTCGTCGATGTGCTCGTTGGTCCGGATGGATACCGTCAACTCCCCGTGCTGCTGGCCAAGGCCCTGGAGAGCGAGGAGCAGGGACACGCCCAACGAGGCCTGGCCGTCGACCTGTCTGAGTACGAGACCTACGACGACGTCCTGCCGGAACGTGACGGAGGGATGAACGCGTGGATCGCCATCATGCGCGGCTGCGATAACTTTTGTAGCTTCTGCGTCGTCCCCTACACGCGAGGGCGCGAACGGTCACGTGATCCGCAGGGACTGCTGCGTGAGGTGGAGGCTGCGGTGGCAAGCGGCCATTCTCAGATCACCTTGCTGGGGCAAAACGTCAACTCATACCGCTTCGAAGATTGGGACTTTGCGCGCCTCATCCTCGCGGTGGCGGAGGTGTCGGGCGTGCAACGCGTGCGGTTTACGTCTCCACATCCCAAGGATTTTCCGCCCGCCCTGCTGGATGCCGTGGCCGGCCACCCGAACATCTGCAAACACATCCACTTGCCGTTGCAGTCCGGAAACGATCGCATCTTGGATCTCATGAACCGTACCTATACCCGCCGGGAGTACCTCGACCTGGTCAGGCTCATCCGTCGGCGACATCCTGGGATCGCCCTGACCACCGACATCATTTGTGGGTTCTGCTCCGAAACGGAAGAGGAGTTTCTCGACACCTATCGAGTCGTCGAGGAAGTCACCTATCAGTCCGCCTACGTGTTCAAATACTCCGAGCGCAAAAACACGATCGCCGCTCGGAAATATCCGGATGACATTCCCGAAGAGGTGAAAGGTGAACGCGTCAGCCGTCTGGTGGACCTGCAACGTCCGATCACGGCCCGTTACAACAGGGGCCTGATTGGGCAGACGCTGCCGGTCATGGTCGAGAACGACTCCAAGCGGTCTTCCGATCAATGGATGGGTCGGACCGATACGAATATTACGGTCATCTGGAATAAGGACGATGCGCCGGCTACCGTGGGTAGCATTCAGCCCATCACGATCCACGAGGCCAATGCCGCCGCCTTGATGGGGCGCCTCGTTCGCCCCCTTGCCCACACTTGAACAACGATTGCCAATTTTTAGACATGACTTCTGTCAGACTGACGGCCCATTCCGTAATCACTGCAGTCGCCTCATGAGTCGCTGCATCATTGTGGGTCACTCAATCTCATGGCCTTTGAGGAAGCCGACTCACAGCCGTACATTGGAACTTCAATAGCTTAGGGCATGGAGTCCAGCGCCGGTACCCCAGGGACGTTCCCCCAGCCCACTGCACCGACCAGTCGTACCAAGAGCTGCACATTGGTATCAAACAAGAAAACAACAGGGCATAGCCCTTGCTAGGTCCCATCTGGCAACTAGAGCGACCCATCGCGTACCGACCGCAGGCCCAGAGGACCTTCCATCATGAATAAGGACAAATCGCAAATCCGCACGGAAGAAGCTCAACGTGGCATCAGCCTCGAAACCATCATCGCCGTAGGCGTCTTCGGCTGGATGGCCTTGGGAGTGGTCATGATGGGCTTGGGCATCTGGTAAAGATCGCCTATCCGTCCCCGCGCCTGCGCCTCCTCCGTCCAGCATCGAACAGTCCAGAGAAGGAATATGCTATGCGGAACCGCGGCTCTTTCGTTTCTTTGACACAGAGCATGACTGTCGGGCTTTCATTGATGACCCTTGCCGGAGTCGCGGCTACGGGCTGTTCCACATCGTCCCTCCTGCACCAGCATGCCACCGCACAATCACAGGGTTCCGTGCGGTTGGAGGAAGTCGCCGATTGGGAATTTGAAGCCACACACC
It contains:
- the mtaB gene encoding tRNA (N(6)-L-threonylcarbamoyladenosine(37)-C(2))-methylthiotransferase MtaB — protein: MLSSHQPRASFHTLGCRLSQSETSMLADSLQRQGYRLVEYGEETDLLVLNTCSVTENAEKDCRYAVRKTLRHSPHAFVAVTGCYAQTGASRLQSVSGIDLIVGTQFKMNLPDYLPAPTELRKQPAAELRHSRTIDREDFVLPGTAYSDSTRALLKVQDGCDFMCSFCLIPFARGRERSRVLEDVLREARELAAHGYRELVLTGVNIGRYHHQGATLVDLLRALDRVPGVERIRISSIEPTTVPLDLLEYMAGSPKVCRYLHLPLQSGDDTILQAMNRRYNVEEYRRLVDHARALMPDLGLGTDLMVGFPGEDEDSFARTVQVVASLPFSYFHVFSYSARPGTAAARLDCPTPPGLIRRRSRALAELSRAKTVEFYQRYLGQTLPILFEQGERAGFRTGTSGHFMKVAVPARLVEAGSIHDVTITGVTDGLAYGRLADPGFSTSLRTLL
- the miaB gene encoding tRNA (N6-isopentenyl adenosine(37)-C2)-methylthiotransferase MiaB, which produces MKAHKVHIETFGCQMNEYDSELVRSLLRKAGFEFTEDRERADVMLMNTCAIRENAHNKVFGHLSELKTVKEQRPLVVGVLGCMAQNLKEELTERQPLVDVLVGPDGYRQLPVLLAKALESEEQGHAQRGLAVDLSEYETYDDVLPERDGGMNAWIAIMRGCDNFCSFCVVPYTRGRERSRDPQGLLREVEAAVASGHSQITLLGQNVNSYRFEDWDFARLILAVAEVSGVQRVRFTSPHPKDFPPALLDAVAGHPNICKHIHLPLQSGNDRILDLMNRTYTRREYLDLVRLIRRRHPGIALTTDIICGFCSETEEEFLDTYRVVEEVTYQSAYVFKYSERKNTIAARKYPDDIPEEVKGERVSRLVDLQRPITARYNRGLIGQTLPVMVENDSKRSSDQWMGRTDTNITVIWNKDDAPATVGSIQPITIHEANAAALMGRLVRPLAHT